From the genome of Athalia rosae chromosome 3, iyAthRosa1.1, whole genome shotgun sequence:
ataAAAGTTATCAGAGTATGatataattcaaataaaagGCACGTGCATTGATAAAAACTGAATGGTTGACGTAGACCTGGACAAAATTAATCCTACTTATATCGTATGtaagtaattattatcattattactaagGCACTTgataacaatataaaaatgtACGTCACAAATGATTGCCAATGAGCATATTTTAAATACTGatatcaaacaattaattcttttcttttttgtatatAGGCGTGTAGAATAATCTCAGATGTTTTTGTGCGTGATATTATGTTCCataagaattattttatattcgctTGCTTTTGCAGTGacttttcaaatataattatttttctcccgaaAATGAGTCGGTTTCCTATTTCTCGAACGAGGAAAACACTTATGGAACATAATTTCACCAACAAGCTACGAACATATCATAATCATGTAAcgttaataatattgataacgtgtgaattatgaaattataGAGGATTACACGATTAAAAAGTTTTCGCAAAAATAGCTGTAATACTGTAAAACTTTAATAggttcaaaataaaaatttaaacgtcCCTTTATTGTGAGCTAGACTGAAACGTTCGGAAATGAGAGCCGGATTTTTTGCTCTGTCAGTGAGATCATTGTTGAGTACATTGCCATGAATAGCTCTGATGTATATCATTTCTCACGAAGCATCGTTGTTCTCATTTAACTATACGAGCCAAATTTTGCTCGCGCCactttttaaagaaaaatcgtaCATCAATAGTATAAAACCTTTTTACGTGAAACTTTGTAACCCAGTTATCCTATACTTTAAATCGTATGACTCCtgtaaattatcaaaaatgcaatttttaacgagctgatgatttgaaataaattattactgGCTTTCTTTCTCAAAATTAAACAGAAGCTGATCACGTTTTCTAAATATCTATACACTTTTCAAATCATTTCCAATAAACACCTTCGCAATTCTTGTTGGTAATTTACTCATTGATAAATGATTGATAATATTCAGGATTATACAATTTTACAAGTTATCATatcattttgtaaaatttcagtCCTATAATACAAATGTAACAAATGTAAATGAATCCAatgatattcatatttataattataaggCATACTTGGTATCTGTACAACTAatgttataaaaattgaaatattagcgtacaaatgaaaaaacaaaaatcgctaGCATCAGCATCTCCAAAGTTTTTCTTTACAGAAAAACGGAGAGCAGTCTGAAAACATCAATTTCATAGCTGGTGTTGATTAACAACATTGAACAATGGCGTAGTCTCCCATATTGCAGTAGACCCCTAGAGcacattttataatttcagttcaattatttaaaataaaaaatcgaagcaccgtttaaaatttcaaattacacTACACAAAATGGAACAGAATAATTACcaaggaataaaataattcatcggcAATTAGATCGCTAAGCAAAAGGTGCTACGCCAATAATCATCAATTAACTAAATTTAatcatatgcatatatatatatataccagcaaatatatatatacacatatagatGCTGCATAATATCAGTTTCGTCGACTAAACcgttgacaattttttcatatcgtcGTACTCcttagaaaaacaaatattacaCTTTGATTAGTGTTAGTTGATCTCTAATTTCTAAACTTGCAAGGTTTGTTAATCTTAAATCTATAGTATTTAGATATTATTCTATGAATACGATACTTatttgtatttaatttttcgttttcatataTCTGTGAACAGTATAAAATGTAaggggaaatttttattctaacaGGTCGCATACCAATAACTGCAATTTATCCGTAACAAGTATAGActttatatataaaaaaaatatatatatatatatattcattatttcgtgggtaattgaaatattaaacTCATGTCGTTAACAATTGACACTCGTTTTAAACAAACATTCTGTATGGACGGTTATTGCTTTCAAGAAACAATATGTTTAATTGCAAAAGCCAAGGCACTTATTATTCATCCACGTGTTTCCAAAACagaaagaacaaagaaacaacaattctttttttggatcgtcgacgtttttagatatttttgacaaaatcTACGTcattagttgaaaaatattttttatctcttctccctttttattttactctccCAAGAACAGATTCATGCTGGACCCGGACACATTACGTGTAAAATACACCAAAATATTATAGTTCTagcattgattttttgatttttcaggcAAGttgacagaaaaaataattttacaaagtaaagtttaaaattttctgCATGTTAATGTTACGTTTTACTGCTGTAGTGTATGAACTACGTTTGTGAATGGTATAATTCTTTCTAACTTATTCATAACTTGAAAGATTCTTATTTTTGATATGTCATGATATCAGAACTGTTTTTTAAATCATTCAAGACTGTTTCAAGTAATGATTTTATGGAATCTtagtcgaaaatcaaaatagtCCTGGATCAACGAACACAAGTTATAGATATTGTGTCTTGGGAAAGATTATAAACTCTAAAGAGAATAATGCCGAGCGACATCTGTCTTGATTGGACGCGTATAAGTGTTTTTCTGTCTCTTCATCATTTGACCACGACTGGCTGTACAAAGTTTATGCGAACAAATAATGTATTCATATTTAACGCTATACAGCACAGCCTCAACGAGTAacgtatgaatatacatatgaaataaTACGTTGTTGTCGTggttaattttctcaaattaatGATAGCTAATAACTTTGTAAAACATCTTATAATACTTAACAAAATACTAatgaattttcctttcttcttcttcaattattcAGCACCATGAATACAAACATTTAGCGATGATCAAATTTGACGCTCTAAATATCGGGGGAAGGGGAGggagtagttttttttctctttctaaaaTCAATACTAATGTTATGTTACTCTCTGAAAGTTTTCTTCTATGAACTTAAGATTACGTATTTTTTCTGTAGTTATTGTcgagatacttttttttcctctttgttCCTTTTTGTGTGGTCTCAACGATACAACATTGCtaaaattatatacacgaGGCTGCTAATCCACACATGTATGTAATTGTAATTGTTGAGCAGGATGTTCAACATGATACTATCAGGcctctgataaaaaaaaattgtaaaaaaaatgttattataCGTTTGAAGTAGAATCTTTACAGATCTACGAACAACTTAAGCACGTACACCACGCGGTTACCACTGCAAATTCATTGTTCTAGAATATACCTATTAATTTCCAGTTTCAACGTACACGCCATAATATTAATGCAGTTTCAAAGACTCTCTTACCATGAGATTTGACCAATCCTTGTCATCTCACACTACAGCCACGTTAATACGTTTTCAGATTTACTAGTGTTGGGATTTATCAATGATTGAACGTCGTCCAAAATATCACTGGTGAATTCTTCCCCTAGCTGTAACAGAAAAATCATGTTTTTGTTAGAAAACGAAAAGCTGCTGaccttgtttgaaaaaatgtgccGTGGTGATCATTGCTTGTTATAATATTGCGAGTTAAATTAGCAACGGTACTTATTTCTAGCAAAAGTAAAATTCGCGGGTACAACGTGATCTGCTATTACTTTATGAAACTCTTGTCTGTACGATAACACATCTGTGAGACAGATTTTTCCTCTGCTTAATTTCTATCGGAATGTAACGGTATAACAAATAGCTCAACATTATTACGTCATTCGGggtattatttgaattttaatattgGAAGTTCAATTTGTATGATAAAAGAATAGCTTTGAATATCAAATGTCACCAATTTACATTCCCCTATTGATCtcagtttgtttttcattgaCAGCAAACAATTGGTAACGaatgtttcgaaattttatcgccataattttaataataacaatagtttCCATGTTACCTGAAGCGAAGGTACGAGGTCGTCCGTCGAATCTATGTTGTCGCTTAACGTAGATAAGTCAGGCGTCTCCATGGGTGCTCCttctacagaaaaaaaagaattaatgtGAAACGAATGTTAAAACCTGCTTTGAAACTGAATTTTTAGCATTCTGGAATATAAATTACCACTTCTGCCGTCCATATTATCGTCTATGTTAGCCAGAAAATCCTCAGGTGTATGAGGAAGCGAATAGGCTGAACCAAGACCTAAACCACTATCCGCGCTTTCTTGACGGGCATGCTGCTCATTTATACCTGATAAAAACGGATCCATTGCCACTTCGGTAGTAGTTTGCCGCATAAGTTCCTGCTGGGAGAGCAATGTtcatatttcaataaaatgtaaagTTGTTgtgtacatgaaaataatCGCCCTTGagtttttgatgaaaatatggTCCCAGGTAGGTGGTGACATGTTGTGAATACGAAAGAAGTATGTTAAACCAATAATCTCTACTTATTAGTTGTTCTACACAGACAAACGATAACATGATTGTGATGTTaataacatattttttatcattcttaaGATGACACAtttgtttcaataattttatacaattaATGTTACCAGAATATCCTAGTCTACATGCACAGAAATTCAACCCTCAAGCTTCGATGTTtactagaaaaatttttcatctataaaGTTATTTACCTGTCTCATTATTTCTTGCTGTCGCTGTTTCAGGCGCTCTCGTTCTAACTGGAGGGAATGGAGACGTTGACATGCCTGAATTGTTTGACTGCTTTGAATTCCTCCTGCACCAGGCTGCTGTAACCATGTTTGCGGGAGCATAGCGCCAGAAGTTGGAGCACGCTGTAAATGTGTAGCTgtaaagaggaaagaaaaattggatttttAAATTGGTTGAGTAGCTTTgatcgaaaattctctgactcttatttcattatcatttcaaTGAACATTTGGTGCTGTACTCACGAATTCGAGGATCGAACCAAGACGTGGTGCGAGTTTGATGATTAATAAAGTATATTTCTCCCTCAGGTGTTCGCGCCTGTTCCCATCCGTCAGGCAAAGGTCCCAACGAACTTGTAGCTGCACTAGAATTTTTGGTACCACTTTCTACAGCTGCAGCTACGGCTGCCACACTAGCAGCAGCCGCAGTTTTTCGTGGATCTTCCCACGTTGTGGTCCGTGTCATGTGACTGTAAAACAAAGAGGAGATATTTAGTCAACTATCGTATTTTGTGTGTAATGAAGACcaataatttcaaatcgacAAATTTGCCTCGAAAATCTGAACCCCATTGTATTTTGGTAGTTCGatcggaggtaaaaaaaaaagagattagCTACGGACTATTATAAAACTTTGTTGCTCGAGTCGTCGTACGTTTAACGATTACCTTGATTATAAACATGCTATATAAGACGGAGATTCTATTATTTCCACACTCAACGTCACGATGTACGTTATACATCTCGTCCTTCTAACGGCTAACTCTTTGGACATCTTGCTTAATTATATCCCAGAAGCTATTAATACGACCTATTTAAGTCTCATGTATTATTCCAATACCAAAATCTCTCTTCAAAATCCATTCGATAccttataaaaattttataatggcaatgattttcaaaacaaTCGATACCAGAAGAAAATTGGATCTAAGTAATCACCAAAATTCTTAATGTGATTGAAAGCCAACAACAAatattaggagaaaaaagaagggaaaaaaaaaacaacaaaaatataaGATGTGACTACGTTTGCTGCGACCGACTCTCTTTCCTTCGGAATGAAGTTAAGTTTAGCTTTTAACATTATCGTAGGTAGTCTAAGATTAACTTGGGGAATCATCGCGCAGTTGTAGCGTATTGAATGAAATAGGGGAAAGGCGTGTTTTAGTGTTGGCGTAGTCTGAAGTAACAATGAAAAGACTATTCGAATGTGACATTGTTTAACTTCCGGTAACGCCGTTGTCCTATTCatcgtttcaatttctccCTCTATGCACCATCTTTTACGTCAATTGCCAAACATCGTACTTTACTTaaatctacaaaaaaaaagcacgcgACTACCAAACCCCTCACCATGAAAGCGTGAAAATACAATCAGATTTAAAAGGCCATGAATAGAATTCGAATAAAGATA
Proteins encoded in this window:
- the LOC105692213 gene encoding transcriptional coactivator YAP1 isoform X1; protein product: MALNQDVDQLKSSLVVRIDQNSESDLQALFDSVLKPDAKRPLQVPLRMRNLPDSFFNPPSTGSKSPSISHSRENSADSAFGATGGGSGASSGCVSSGTTGTGAGAGGGTSCTTNSAGTPGSGAGVGGTAGSTVASNNGLTVSHPRAHSSPASLQQTYASAQQAQQHTPQPHPRHHHHKQRSYDVISTVDDLGPLPPGWEQARTPEGQVYFLNHMTRTTTWEDPRKTAAAASVAAVAAAVESGTKNSSAATSSLGPLPDGWEQARTPEGEIYFINHQTRTTSWFDPRIPTHLQRAPTSGAMLPQTWLQQPGAGGIQSSQTIQACQRLHSLQLERERLKQRQQEIMRQQELMRQTTTEVAMDPFLSGINEQHARQESADSGLGLGSAYSLPHTPEDFLANIDDNMDGRSEGAPMETPDLSTLSDNIDSTDDLVPSLQLGEEFTSDILDDVQSLINPNTSKSENVLTWL
- the LOC105692213 gene encoding transcriptional coactivator YAP1 isoform X2, with amino-acid sequence MALNQDVDQLKSSLVVRIDQNSESDLQALFDSVLKPDAKRPLQVPLRMRNLPDSFFNPPSTGSKSPSISHSRENSADSAFGATGGGSGASSGCVSSGTTGTGAGAGGGTSCTTNSAGTPGSGAGVGGTAGSTVASNNGLTVSHPRAHSSPASLQQTYASAQQAQQHTPQPHPRHHHHKQRSYDVISTVDDLGPLPPGWEQARTPEGQVYFLNHMTRTTTWEDPRKTAAAASVAAVAAAVESGTKNSSAATSSLGPLPDGWEQARTPEGEIYFINHQTRTTSWFDPRIPTHLQRAPTSGAMLPQTWLQQPGAGGIQSSQTIQACQRLHSLQLERERLKQRQQEIMRQELMRQTTTEVAMDPFLSGINEQHARQESADSGLGLGSAYSLPHTPEDFLANIDDNMDGRSEGAPMETPDLSTLSDNIDSTDDLVPSLQLGEEFTSDILDDVQSLINPNTSKSENVLTWL